In Nakaseomyces glabratus chromosome I, complete sequence, the sequence TGGTCAAAGATATGGCATTACCAAACTTGTCAGTGATACTGAAATGCGCAGTCCCATGAGGTTCATTGATGTCGTACATTGGATCGTAGCAAGTATAGTTATTAAGTGTTCTCAAAGGTGATTGTCTGCACTGATGCTTGATGGCGTGAATAATCTTAGACACCCATTTAGGATTTAGAACTTCTTGTATATTGTCTGGAAAACGCTTGCCAACATAGTCACCTAGTCTGCTTCTGGCGCTTCCCATCCATTTCATGGTTTCAACTAGCTGAAATatctcttcatcaccaTAATCACCACCCATTGAGTCACCAAAGGTTTCCATAACAGCTAGGGATGCTAACAATGCAGGTCCAGAACTGGAGCCACCACTAGTCAAGACAGTCAAGTCATTGTTTGGTGCAAAAGAGAAACCTTGTCTAATCTTCCTCTCTAAAGGCTTATCCTTTCTCACCGTATAGTCATCGAAATCTTGTGATGTGATTATTCCTTGGTTTTCTTTGATCTTGTCTACCATTGATTTTACGATCCAGCCATCTTTATCATAAAATGGATCAGCGGAGCCATTGTTTGCTAATTCTCGCaataattttgatagaaCAGGTCTTGAAATCTTATCACCAGTTTTTTTAACACCATTCTTTGTGGAGTTGAGCACAAACTCCCAATCgtattttctttccaaAATAAATTGCTCATATAAGGTTAACGTTGCACCCAAGGCCTCTTCAACAACCCAACCATCTTCACCGAGTTTAATGATAGGTTCTAATAGCTGTTTCCATGTCACTTTCCCACTTCCTCTTGATTTATATAGCTCATAGAGACCCTTAAGTTCACCAGGAACAGCTACTGCTAGCCCACCTACTTTTGAGCACAAAGAACAGTTTTCAAACATCGATTTATGTGCAGCGGCTGGCGCCTTTTCCCTAAAGTCAATGAATAAATGATTACCAGTGGTATCTGGGGCTCTGGGTCCCTTGGCAAATACTACATACCCACCGCCACCAATACCactattgaagaaattcaCCATGCCGATACAAAGAGCCTGTGTCACAGCAGCATCAGCAGCATTAGCTTGAGGATATTTGAGAAAAATCTCATTAATAGTTAAATTATTACAAAGCTCTAAATCGGAGCTAATAGCACCATTTCTACCTACCTTCAGCAATTTCTGGTCAGGGTTCAAACTCGGCCACCTCGGCAGAGGACTTATATCAATGTTATGATCATCTCCATCCGATGTAAAGAATCCCTTAGTATTCTGATCAACAACAGCCAGACATGATACTTGAagatatattaaaaaagagaatattaattttcGGATGCCCATCATATCAGTTTTTATATCTTACAACTCGAATTATTGTACATGGGGTAATTAATCACAACAAGTAATAAGTTTTAACACTTTTATTGAGAAGTTGGATATGGCTGTCGCAATATTAAATATCAGCACAAATAATGTTAAGCCAACTTGTCATACAACCATGCTAGATAAGTAGCCATGATTATCAGTTGCCACTGCGattacaaatatttgatagtGATGATCCTCGATGAGTTAGGGTCTCACAATCACTTTTCTCGCCTCTAACTGATGACGTTTTGAAAGTTTTCGCAAATAATTCCAGACACATAAGTGATAGAAATTAAGAAACATACAAATTGAATGAAAGACATATTTCTTGCGCAATACATCGAAAACAAGACACCTCTGTATTGAACAATGGCACGATATTACTGTGAATACTGTCACTCCTATCTGACCCATGATACACTAAGTGTGAGGAAGTTCCACTTGATGGGTAAGAACCATCTTAGAGTGCGAGCTGATTATTACCGGAGTCAAGCAATCAAAGAACAAGAGTTGGATAGAAGACGATGTCTCCATGGTAAAAGGGCTAAAGtttacaaaacaaaaaaaagtgaaCAAGGCAGTATAAACCATAACGAGAAACTCAGTATTAAGTTGCTATCGaggaaagagaagaagaaaaaactgcGAGTTGATAGGGTTTACAAGAAGGAGCTGaacaattcaaaaattaatgatCTGAGCAAAGTATATTTAGGTTCTCCAGGATACAATAGAGTCTTCATTGACCCTAACAGATATGACATTGGCGACACTGTGAAGGCGAGCAGGCTACCACAACGTGCGAACAAGCTTCAGGAACAGAATAAATATAAGGACAGAAATGAACTGTACCAGGGCTATGACAAACAATTGCCACACCTTGAAGTACCAAAAATGCTCAATATTTGGAACACTAGCCAGAAATTGACTAATATCTATTACGACCCATCTACATTCCCCAAATCTTCTGATGAAATCAGAAGGATGCCTAAAAGCAGGAACGCTACACACTATAAATCTCGTCAACTCCAAGCGAGCTAATTTCTAACCTAGTACATTGATGATTAGGAACAATACAGCAGACTTATTTTCTATAAgatcaaaattattattgCATTACTATATAGTATTAGTTATTAAAAATTAGTTATTAAGAATTAGTTGGTATTGTATCAAggaatgaaaatattaatgaacGAAGCAAATTGAACTTGACATCCtcttttttgtatatttatGACAGTCATTAGATGTAGTTCATTTTAAAAGAAATGCTTTGCAGTAGAGcggaaattgaaattgaagtgaatttgaaataatGCAATAGTGAAATGAAAGTGTTGaaaaaagatcaaaataaGATATCGTAAGTATAGATTAGAAAGAGATAGCAATTGCGTCGAGATTTTGAGTTGTTATGAATTAACTGTCTTTCCATCATCTATAAGGAATTGGACTGAAATGCAGCAGTCCAACTGTGCTGGTTGGTGTAAAGGATGGTATTCAAATGGCTTAAAAGAAACCTGCTTCCAAGTCATTTTCGGTTGATTTGTTGTTAATTGTCAGTAGCATCATCATGATTACCACACAACTCATAATCATAATCATGACTATCGAGCATATAACAAAAAGAGCAATCACATTCTCAATTGGTTCTTCATGGAAGCTTTGTCCCGATGAGAATAAAGAGTTTTTGATAACGTTGTACATGGCATCGAAGGCACTTGTGTCATATCCTAGTAGTTCCATTGTAGCATAtcaagtttttgttttctggAGTTTTCAGTGTAAGAGTTGTTACTTACTTAGTATGTTTCTGTTAGAGTGTAAGGATACATTTCAATAAAGAGCAGTTTATCGAAATTTAtactttatatataaagaaaatgttcatgtttttatttttatcaatcCTTAGTgactatcaaaaaaatttacgTGAGGTCCCTTTACGAACTGTGTATAATAATACATATCTAATCTCCTTACAAATAATCTTATAATGTCAACTAAAAGATGGTGGAATTTCCGAGGTGTTTAAAATTCAATAACACTTCTGAATCGGGAAATGTTATAACAAGAGAGGCCTAAGAGAACTAAAATGATCTGTGATATACGGTCCTTCCAGTATGAAATTTCTATGTTTTAATCGAGAAGAGCAGCACTATAGAAAGGAAAACCATCTAAAAACCATTTGACAAAGTTGCGGAGCTTCCatgcaaaaaaaaggcTAGTGGAATCCAATTACTGTTGATACTCAGA encodes:
- the ECM38 gene encoding gamma-glutamyltransferase (CAGL0I00506g~Ortholog(s) have glutathione hydrolase activity, role in glutathione catabolic process, xenobiotic metabolic process and endoplasmic reticulum, fungal-type vacuole localization), producing the protein MMGIRKLIFSFLIYLQVSCLAVVDQNTKGFFTSDGDDHNIDISPLPRWPSLNPDQKLLKVGRNGAISSDLELCNNLTINEIFLKYPQANAADAAVTQALCIGMVNFFNSGIGGGGYVVFAKGPRAPDTTGNHLFIDFREKAPAAAHKSMFENCSLCSKVGGLAVAVPGELKGLYELYKSRGSGKVTWKQLLEPIIKLGEDGWVVEEALGATLTLYEQFILERKYDWEFVLNSTKNGVKKTGDKISRPVLSKLLRELANNGSADPFYDKDGWIVKSMVDKIKENQGIITSQDFDDYTVRKDKPLERKIRQGFSFAPNNDLTVLTSGGSSSGPALLASLAVMETFGDSMGGDYGDEEIFQLVETMKWMGSARSRLGDYVGKRFPDNIQEVLNPKWVSKIIHAIKHQCRQSPLRTLNNYTCYDPMYDINEPHGTAHFSITDKFGNAISLTTTVNLLYGSLVHDPNTGVIFNNEMDDFAQPNRSNSFDLAASIYNLIEPGKRPLSSTAPSIIMNELGYPDLVVGASGGSRITTSILQTIIRVYWYQMPLLESIAYPRVHHQLLPYQLEVESEAMIGSETIQALKSMGHNVLQVEPKSVVNAIQRIAGEWHAVSDYWRKRGISAVY
- the YHC1 gene encoding Yhc1p (CAGL0I00528g~Ortholog(s) have mRNA binding, pre-mRNA 5'-splice site binding activity, role in mRNA 5'-splice site recognition and U1 snRNP, U2-type prespliceosome, commitment complex localization), which produces MARYYCEYCHSYLTHDTLSVRKFHLMGKNHLRVRADYYRSQAIKEQELDRRRCLHGKRAKVYKTKKSEQGSINHNEKLSIKLLSRKEKKKKLRVDRVYKKELNNSKINDLSKVYLGSPGYNRVFIDPNRYDIGDTVKASRLPQRANKLQEQNKYKDRNELYQGYDKQLPHLEVPKMLNIWNTSQKLTNIYYDPSTFPKSSDEIRRMPKSRNATHYKSRQLQAS
- a CDS encoding uncharacterized protein (CAGL0I00550g~Ortholog(s) have fungal-type vacuole membrane, nucleus localization), whose protein sequence is MELLGYDTSAFDAMYNVIKNSLFSSGQSFHEEPIENVIALFVICSIVMIMIMSCVVIMMMLLTINNKSTENDLEAGFF